One genomic region from Oncorhynchus keta strain PuntledgeMale-10-30-2019 unplaced genomic scaffold, Oket_V2 Un_contig_26353_pilon_pilon, whole genome shotgun sequence encodes:
- the LOC118383076 gene encoding equistatin-like, with the protein MAILTIILLVSTAFALGDGAIRPMTPCERARDAATHDPVGAYIPTCDAAGRYTPKQCWGSTGYCWCVNSSGQKIPGTETRPGTAINC; encoded by the exons ATGGCGATATTGACCATCATTCTGCTTGTCAGCACAGCTTTTGCTCTGGGAG ATGGCGCGATACGACCCATGACCCCCTGTGAGCGTGCTAGAGATGCCGCGACACATGACCCAGTTGGAGCCTACATCCCCACGTGTGACGCCGCTGGACGATACACCCCTAAGCAATGTTGGGGCTCTACag GTTACTGTTGGTGTGTGAACAGTTCTGGACAGAAGATCCCGGGTACTGAGACTCGACCAGGCACTGCTATCAACTGCTAG